The genomic segment GACAAGGTTGTAGGGACACAGGATGCTGGGGAGACAAGTCTCAGCCAACCTGGCCTGTGAACCAAATAAGATTCCCCGAGGTAGGCCCTGGGCTGAACAGGGCATGCCCCTTGCCTGGGTAGGGGCAGAATGAAAGGGCAGATAAGCAAAAGTGAATGATACAAGAGAGTCTGTGATCAATGGCAAACTGATGATATAAACCACAAATTCTCTAAGAGTTCAAAGCGGGCGGGAGGTCTTTCCTGCTTCCCCTTCAGATGAAGGTGATCAAAGAATAGTCTCCGAAAGGCCCTCTAAAAAAGTGGAAGCTTCACCAATGGGGGACCACAGCCGACGGACAGTGAAAAGCCATTAGCAAGAGTGAACCTCCAGAGCTCCCTCCGTGACCTATGGAGGCCACTAGTCCTCAAGATCTCCTTAGAGACAGTAAGGATGCATCCTTCCCAGCTAAAATAGGAGATGGAGTGCAAAGAGAGGAGTACTTAGGAAAACAGTCAGGACTTTCCATACTGCctttattttgaaagatacaaAGACTTCTGCTTCCCATAGGGTAATGGGGGGACCATTAATATAGTTAACTCAATccatccacccccccccaaaaaaaaaacagaaaggcagACAAAGGCCTCATGGTATGGCTTCTGTAACATTTCAGTCAAATCATGGGGGACTCGAAATTGCAATTTGAGTAGTCACTTGGATATCAGGTGTGCCACCCAACAGCCGACCACATCCAGGGCTCAAGACTGAAAGGTAAGTGAGACTCTGGGCTTGGTTTCAGCAAGTTCTGATATTCAGAGAGCTCTATCTAGTCTGATGAGTAGGGCTGAAAGAGTAGGAAATTCAGGGAGAAAACAATGCCCAGGATCAAGCCCGAGATGGTGTGAGGCTCCAAGTAATGGATTCATTGCCAAAGGTGAAGCAGGAAAGTGCAGGACCCAGAGAAAAAGATAGGCAAGGTCTGGGAAGCCTCGGGGCATGAATTCAGTCACATCAGGAAAATGCAGAACtaaggaggacactgaggcaaaCACCTGATCCTATGGACTAAATTGACATGACAGAGGTTAGGAGAAACCTGGAATGGGATGGGTTTGTGGTGTCCAGAATTACTGCAGAGATATCAGCCATTAGGAGAATGGTGTCATGAGTAAAGTCACATTCCCTCTATAGCAGGACAGAGGCTCCTAAAATATATTCTGCCCAGGACAGGTTAGCAAAGGAACTCTGCAGGTTTCAGCTGTACCAAATACAGCAGGGACGGAGGTGATCGGGGTTGAGGAAGAAAGAAGCTGATCAAAGTGCTTCCATATGAAAGGCTGTAATAAATATTCCTGTACGACAAATTAGATTTTGGaaagtgagaaatatattttgttttgttttgtaatggTCAGTTTATCTCTCTTAAATTTTCTACTTTATCTGTGTTGTTGCCTGGACaaagagttaaatgtaaaagataaaaccgtacatactagaaaaaaatatgggGAATACTTAACTCCTCTTTGATGGGGAAGTCTTTTCTAAAtacaatagtaaaaaataaatcttaagggcAAAGATGAGaccatataaaatgtaaaaaccagtATAATTAAAAATGCCATCAGCATAATTAAATGGCTTCATAAACCAGGTAAAATACTTGCAAAAATTATGACAGCTAATCTTAATACATAAAGAGTTCTTgcaaatcagtaaggaaaaccTCAACAAAGCacgggggggaagggggagagataAGGGATCAAACATACTTCACAGAAGAATAAATACTACAGaccaataagcatgtgaaaatgTGTTCAACCTCACTAGGAATTGAAAAGGTCCAAATTATAGCCACAAAGGGATACTGATGCTCACTTCTCAAACGGGCAAAGGAGGTGATAAACATCACtgggagagaatgagatagaattGGGACACCTCCCTAAAAAGCAAtctgacaggggcgcctgggtggctcagtcgttaagtgtctgcctttggctcaggtcatgatcccagggtcctgggattgggccccgcatcgagccccgcatcgagccccgcattgggctccctgttctgtgggaagcctgcttctccctctcccactccccctgcttgtgttccctctcttgctgtgtctctctctgtcaagtaataaataaaatctttaaaaaaaaaaaaaaagaagcaatctgACAAAGTTTGAGCTAATAATACAATTTTTAGTGAtctacattaaaagaaaagaaaaatacaaatttatttatagaaatgctcatcaaactattatttataataataaaaagaggcAAGAATGTGAATATTTGATTACATATTTGTTgcataataaaatactaattagCCATGAAtattgttttttgaagatttttaataaCATGGGGAAATACTCATGACCTAATACTAAGTGAGAAGCGAAgtataaaacatgattttatttatgttgtaCATAACAAACACACATAGCAAAAAGACTAGAGGGAAGAGACATGTTAACAGTTACGGGAACGTAAACTGAGATAAACCggtatgagtttttatttttccctttatgtattagtatttttaatatcCTACAAGAAATACATAATACttgaataataaaaagttatttaaaaatgttcttaaaactATATTAGAATGCCCTAGGTTGCTGCTTGGGAACAATGATAACTGAGTAAtttttgtttaaaggaaaaaaaaatcattacttaaAGACCTCAACTTTTGTGGTTTAACATCCCAGAaactatttatttgaaataaactaAAGAACCACATGTGCTTTCCAGAATGGTAAAGTTTCCAAAATGTTCTAACAAGACCCACCCACTGGAAATAAAACTCTCAAATAGCAAAGTGTCCACGACCCAAAGAAAACTCAAGTGGCATTCCTACGAGAAGTCTCCACCATTAACCATGATCCTTTTCCCAAAAGGATAATTACCTCCAATTTACTGCCACTGATCTGAAGAAATAACTGATTTTAAATGCAAGCACACTCAAAACCTATGCAGATAATTAGATAATATCATTCAGAAAAGGGACAAAGGAAGAACATTACAAACAAAATTGCGAAATCCCCGCTTGTTTGTTTAGACTTTCAAAAACAAGAATCATTTAGATAATCCTGGGATTTGTACTATCACTACTAAGAGCTCATCTTTATTGAGTCCTTAATATGAGTCAGGCACATAATaaagcattttatatgtatttcatcGTTCAATCCTCAAGATAATGTACTATTCTTATCCTccttttacagacaaggaagctGTGACTCCCAGATTTTAAACAACTTGCAGAAAGTCACTGAGCTGGTAAGTGGCGGGGCCCAGATTTGAAACAAGGTAGTCTGTTTCCAGAACTTGCACTGTTAACCCATTTGCTGTATTGCCCCACAATCTGTAAAAGAGGTAAAGGTGCATtatgcctttctttttcatctcctcCCCACGCCCCAAGAGTCTCAATTGAAGAAAGATGAATCCTGAGCTTTCTAGTCTATGGATATATATCACTGTCTTTTACAATCAAAGATGCTATAGTGATTGTGCTACCTCCTTTAAAGAAGAGTATGGTTCAATAAAGTAAtgcattttctttagtttttcctcCACTGGTTTTATGTATAATTTCTCTCCCTTGTTTAGGGTTGCAGCTAGAAGACCATAAAACTAGCAATGGAGCCCTTATATGAAGAATACCTAGCAAATCGTGGAACAATAGTAAAACCTTATTACTGGCTAAGCTTCTCTCTAGATTGCTCGAACTGTCCTTACCATATTCGGACAGGTGAAGAAGCAAGAGTTCCCTATACAGAATTTTATCAGATTTTTGGATTCCCTTATGGGCCAGCGTATCCTCAAACAAAGCACCTCACATTTTATGAACTAAAAACTTCTTCTGGAAGCCTGGTGCAAAAGGGCCATGCTAGCAGTTGCACTGGGAATAATACCCACCCAGAATCAATGCTATTCGAGATGAATGGTTATTTTGACTCAGCCCTACACAATAACAAGGCTATCAGGCATATCATTCTGTATTCCAACAACTCCCCTTGTAATGAAGCCAACCACTGCTGCATCAGCAAAATGTACAATTTCTTAATAATGTATCCAGACGTTACTCTCAGCATTTACTTTTCTCAGCTCTATCATACTGAGACCGAATTTCCTGCCTCGGCGTGGAACCGGGAGGCTCTCCGGAGCCTGGCCAGTTTGTGGCCACAGGTCACTCTGAGCCCAATAAGTGGCGGAATTTGGCATTTTCTCCTCAACAGCTTTGTGAGTGGTGTCTCGGGATCAACTGTTTTCCAGCCCATCTTAACTGGGAGAGCACTGGCTGATAGGCAGAACGCATATGAGATCAAAGCCGTAACGGGGGTGAAACCTTACTTTACCGATGTTCTTCCCCAGACCAAAGAGAATCAGAACATAAAAGCTCAGGCAGCTTTAGAGAGCTACCCCTTAAACAAGGTCTTTCCTGGACAGTCTTTGCAAGTGACAAGGGGACGACCGCAACCCAATCTGACCCCAGACCTCAGGGTTCCTGTCATTTTTGTGCTGGTGCCTTTCAGAGACCTACCACCAATCCACGTGGGTCAAAACCCACATAAACCCAGGAATATCGTGAGGCACTTAAATATGCCTCAAATGTCATTCCAGGAAACCAAGGACCTCGGAAGGCCTCCCATGGGAATGCCAGTCGAGAGAATGGAAATCACGGAGCAGCTTGCAAGTAGCAAAGAGATggatgaaaagaagaagaagaagaagaaaggaaaaaaataaaatctattatttctACAACGTGAGACCAAACAACTACCAGAGGACTAATTCGATAGCAAACAAAAATCTGGAAACTTTCTCTCTTCGGTCTGATCCAAGATGGGAGATGAACGGATACACTAAAAGCAAAACCTGAATTATTTGCTATCTCAACTACTATAAAGCTACACTACTTTTAACATAATCCAAGATGTTTCCATAAGCAACTTGACCTCTctcctttattttgaaaatgacatTATCAAAATGGAGCCATTAGTAccttgctaatattttggtgtGGAAAAGGAAATGTCATTATTCTAGTCTACCCACATCATCTTTCCACCAAAAAAGCCCATGGACTAAACAGCTTCCTAAATTGATTTCAGTATAAAAATTTACTGTAAAATTGGAAAAGAGCCTGCAGTTACTGACATTAAGTGCTGTTTGCAAAAGCAAACCAGTGATTTTCCATTAATTGTTAATCATGGACAGAAGACTTTAGGcaggccatttttttttcctaaagtggTTCAAAATAGTTCTGtgtgaaaaaaagaagttattttgcTAATTGATTATATACAGCTAcaaaaattgatttttgaaacCTAGTCACCTGCTCAATGTGACTTTCCCAGCTCAGGTCTCTCCTTCCTGAGCAGACGATAGAGGCAGGATGATACATGAGACCCTGCAAAGGCTCCTTCCATCACACACGATATAAAATCCAAGCTGCTCTTACTAGCTGTCAAGGTTCCTCATTTACCTTCCAGTTGCCTAGTCTCATCAGCAAGATTGTAAGTTCCCACAGGTCAaacactgtctctctccctctttggttTTCCCTTAGACTCTAGCCAAGTATCCAGGCAAAATGTGGGTAGCAAGGTTGTGAATCTACATCTCAATAACTTTACCAATCACTGTTTCCCAACACTCCATACCCATTCCAACAAAGGGCTCGCTTAACCATCCTGCAATGGacatcattttttgttgttgttagcatCCATTCCCCCTTCTTCTGATATAGCTCCCCAATGCATAATTTGTTTTACTTCCCTTTTTCCAAACGTTTTCTCTTTTCAGCAATGTATATCTATATAGTCTCTTAAAATCTTGTTTGAAACACACTTCTAGGAAGTGCTCCTTGAATAACCATCCGAGCGTGTACATTAAAGCACTTtgtgtttaattcatttacatttgctgcctcactttcctcttagaagtatgtaaaaatatattacaagaaAAATGTATATCCATTTGTAACTTGCtactaaattttttctttaaaaaaaaagatttatttatttttagagagagagagcatgcactgtggggaggggcagagggagagagaaccttgaacagactccctgcttagcagggagcctaatgtgggctccatctcacaaccttgagatcatgacatgagccaaaatcaagagttggatgctcaaccaactgagccacccaggcaccccaaattttttcttaatatatgtaaaaagtaATGCTAAGCTAAAATAAGATagttttgccattaaaaaaagcTTAAAgcagatggggtaactgggtgatggacattggggagggtatgtgttgtaatgagcactgggtattatataagactgatgaatcacagacctgtaacactggaacaaataatagattatatgttaagtaattgaatttaaattaaaaaaggaaaaaaaatttttttaattaaaaataaaaagcttaaagcACATAGTACTCCATGTCaaaggaggaagtggaggaggaagaggaaaagaaagaaaagaaaaatgtttagaaaagaaatttctattgtgattaaaataaacatcactaaaatttttaaaagaatattctattgttaacatgaaaaattttatagaattattGGAATATAATTACATTGTAGTAtacagtaattattattttaaaaagt from the Halichoerus grypus chromosome 7, mHalGry1.hap1.1, whole genome shotgun sequence genome contains:
- the APOBEC4 gene encoding putative C->U-editing enzyme APOBEC-4; translation: MEPLYEEYLANRGTIVKPYYWLSFSLDCSNCPYHIRTGEEARVPYTEFYQIFGFPYGPAYPQTKHLTFYELKTSSGSLVQKGHASSCTGNNTHPESMLFEMNGYFDSALHNNKAIRHIILYSNNSPCNEANHCCISKMYNFLIMYPDVTLSIYFSQLYHTETEFPASAWNREALRSLASLWPQVTLSPISGGIWHFLLNSFVSGVSGSTVFQPILTGRALADRQNAYEIKAVTGVKPYFTDVLPQTKENQNIKAQAALESYPLNKVFPGQSLQVTRGRPQPNLTPDLRVPVIFVLVPFRDLPPIHVGQNPHKPRNIVRHLNMPQMSFQETKDLGRPPMGMPVERMEITEQLASSKEMDEKKKKKKKGKK